From Salinirubellus salinus, the proteins below share one genomic window:
- a CDS encoding nucleoside recognition protein, translated as MADPTLAGVFDLLVGTVLPRVARITVLIAVGVSLADLLVQFGLVRYVAGLSKYLTRPANLPDEVGTAILTTTASTTAGYGMLAEFRESGALSDRATLVAVTVNTFFGFVQHIFTFYAPVLIPILGLQVGLLYVGSRAFVALAITLTGIAAGALLLSRADRESVSGEAVTDGSGAGDHPVPGADTPPTTRGKLEAAARTGFSKTRDIVPRLLVVYALVSVLTTYYDLTAITAAGDPLADLTGLPSAAVPVIAVFALDTTNGALVIAPLVEDGVFTARTAVATMLLGGIVSFAVSTFKRSIPFQYGIWGAEFGSKVILVNTAAKVLWIALAVAIVLHAPLPV; from the coding sequence ATGGCCGACCCGACGCTCGCGGGCGTGTTCGACCTCCTCGTCGGGACCGTCCTCCCACGGGTGGCGCGCATCACGGTCCTCATCGCCGTCGGGGTGTCCCTCGCGGACCTGCTGGTCCAGTTCGGTCTCGTGCGCTACGTCGCCGGCCTCTCGAAGTACCTGACCCGGCCCGCCAATCTGCCGGACGAGGTGGGGACCGCCATCCTCACCACCACCGCGTCCACCACGGCCGGCTACGGGATGCTCGCGGAGTTCCGCGAGTCCGGCGCGCTCTCGGACCGAGCCACGCTCGTCGCCGTGACGGTGAACACGTTCTTCGGCTTCGTCCAGCACATCTTCACCTTCTACGCGCCGGTGCTGATCCCGATCCTCGGCCTGCAGGTCGGCCTGCTCTACGTCGGGTCACGCGCGTTCGTGGCCCTCGCCATCACGCTGACCGGTATCGCGGCGGGGGCACTCCTGCTCTCGCGCGCGGACCGTGAGAGTGTCTCCGGCGAGGCCGTGACGGACGGCTCGGGAGCGGGCGACCACCCCGTCCCCGGCGCGGACACGCCGCCCACCACGCGCGGGAAACTCGAGGCCGCGGCGCGCACGGGGTTCTCGAAGACCCGCGACATCGTCCCGCGCCTGCTCGTGGTCTACGCCCTCGTCTCCGTGCTGACGACCTACTACGACCTGACGGCAATCACCGCGGCCGGCGACCCGCTGGCCGACCTGACGGGCCTGCCGTCGGCGGCCGTGCCGGTCATCGCCGTCTTCGCGCTCGACACGACGAACGGGGCGCTGGTCATCGCACCGCTGGTGGAGGACGGGGTGTTCACCGCCCGGACCGCGGTGGCGACGATGCTCCTCGGCGGCATCGTCTCGTTCGCCGTCTCGACGTTCAAGCGCTCCATCCCGTTCCAGTACGGCATCTGGGGCGCGGAGTTCGGCAGCAAGGTCATCCTCGTGAACACGGCGGCGAAGGTGCTCTGGATCGCGCTCGCGGTCGCCATCGTGCTGCACGCGCCGCTGCCGGTC